The nucleotide sequence GCGCTCGCTCTGCGAGCCGTCGGGATGGGTCACCTTGACGGGCATCTGCTCCGCGGAGAAGGGCTTGCCTGTCGAATAGACCTGATCCAGGAGCGCGACGAAGCCCTGAAACACGGCTCCGGGCAGGGCCTCGTGGAAGGGCTTGCCCAGGAGCTCCCGGTGGCCCAGCGCCTCGGTGTTCCTCGGATTGGAGAGCACGTAGACGTGCTGGGGGCCACGGAACAGGGCGATGAAGGCAGGTGCCTCCATGATCAGGTTTTCGAGGCGGACTCGCTCGGCCGCTGCTTCGCGGCGGGCCTGGCGCTCGCGTTCCAGCAGAACGGCCTGCTCCTCGGGACTCGGGGGCTGCGGGGGATCACGCGTCGGCACGGAGGGGCTCCCTCCGGCGGGCATAGCACCCATGCCCGCGGCCCATGTCACCCAATTGGGGAGTCCTACGGATTCTCAACTACTTGCGCAGGAGGGTGCCCTCGAGGAAGAAGGCAGCGCACGCGGCGACGATGAGCCATGTCCACAAAGGCACTTTGGGGCGCTCCGCGTCGCTGCTGGAGGCCTTCACGGTCTCCTCGCCGAAGTAGGCCGTGAGGGTATCTGTCGGGACCCGCGTCAAATCACTCTCGGCCGGATCCAGCGTCACCGGGAAGTCGAGCGCCTGGAGCGGCTTACCCTCGGCGCCCAGCACGGCATGCAAGCCCGGCTCGTTCAGAGGTCCTGCCACGAGGCTGCCATCCGGCTGCGCCTTTACCGGGAGCTCAGTCCCATCCGGCGTACGGACAGCGGTGACGGTCTGGCCCGTCTCGGGCCGCATCGTCACGGACTCACCCACGCGCACGCGCTGCTCGGCGCGCTCCTCGAGCGAGCCGGTGAGGTACGCGGCGAAGCGCTGCATGAGCGGGAGGAAGCTGGTGCGGATGGCGAAGTCGCTCCAGTCGCGATCCACGGTGCTGGTGAAGACGGCCACGCGGCCCTTCCCCCGGCGGGCCACGGCCACCGCGGGAGCCCCATCCTCATAGGTGGCCAGCACCTGGCTGGTGCCAGCGGCCGCGGGGTTGTCCGCCTCCAGGAGCATGTACTTGTAGAAGCGGGCGCCAATGAGGCCCTCCTCGGCGCGGCCGGTGAAGGGCGAGAACAGGGGGTGCTCCACCTGCACCTGCGCCAGCTTCGCGGACTGGGTCTCCGCGTCGGGGTCTTCGCGCTCCACGCTGGTGCGCACCAGGCGCAGTGGCCGGGGCAGCAGCGCACCGAGCCGCGAGTTGTACGCGTCCGGGTCCACCCGGTCGCCCATGCTCACGAAGAGGCCGCCGCCCGCGTTCACGAAGGCGTTGAGCCGCTCCGCGTCCTCCTTGCTCGGGGCGGGCACGTTGAGCATCAGCACCAAATCGTAGGCGGAGAAGTTCTCCCTCAAACCTGCCTCCGTGTCGCGCACGGCCACCTCCACGGGAGAGCCCGGGGCGGACAGGGCCGCCTCCACGAAGAAGGCCTCGTCCCGGTAGCGCGTGGCGTGCGGCGAGCCGTTGATGACCAGGGCCTTGAGCGCGCGCGGCACCGGCAGTACGAAGGCGCGCCGGTCGTCCTCGGGGAGCTCGTCCGGCGCGAGCGTCACCGAGCCCTGCGCCGTGCCACCCCGGGCGAAGCGCACCGTGAGCGTCTTCTGCGCGGTGCCGTTGGCGGGCACGTCCACGAAGCCCTTGGCGAGCGTGGACTCGCCCTCGCGCACGGCCGCCTCCAGGTCCTTCAGCGCCTCCGGGCCGTAGTTCTTCACCGTGAAGGTGAACTGGAAAGCACGGGGTCCGGCCTGCAGCGCGGGCTCGATCTTGAGGTCAACCAGCGCGTGGTTGGGCAGCACGTCCTGGCCGGACACCACGTCACGCAGCACCACCTCGGGCCGCACCAGCTTGCCGGTGGGGTCCTTCACGGTGGGCGGCGGGGCCTCCAGCCGGAACGCCGTGGCGGTCATGTCGGAGATGAGCACCAGCCGCTTGCCGGGCGTGGGGTTCTCCTCCAATGCGCGCGCGGCCATGTCCATGCAGCGCGACAGGTCCGCGGTGCCATAGGTGGGCTTGGCCTCGTCGATGAGCGCCCGGAGCCGCGCGCGATCGAAGCCGAGCGGAGGCGGCGCGGTGGGCGTGCTCGTGCACACCAGCACCGTGGAGGGCTCATCGGCCTGCAGGTCCTTCAGCGCATCCCGCGCCTCATCCCGGCCGCGCTCGAAGAGCGAGGAGTCCTTGCCCCACCGCATGGAGAGCGAGGCATCCAGCACCACGGCGGTGGCGGCGGGGCCCTTGGCGACAGCCGCGGCCTGGGCATCCTGTCGCAGCTCGGGCCGGGCCAGCGCGATGGGGATGGCCAGGAGGATGAGGGTGCGGAGGATATAGAGGAGGAGCCGCTTGAGCTTGAGCCGGCTGGCCGTGCGCTTCTGGCTGCGCAGCACGAAGGCCATGGGCGGGAACGGATGGGGCCGGGGCCGCCGCCGGTCGAACAGGTGCACCAGCAGGGGGATGAAGGCGCCGAGCGCGCCCCACAGCATCCACGGATTGCCGAAGATCACCGACGCCTCCCGCGCCGCCCGAGGAACCGCAGCAGCACCTCGTCCAGCCGCTCGTCCGTGCGCACCAGCTCGTAGTCCACGTCCGCCTCGGCGCACGCGGACTTCACGTTGGCCAGGAAGGCGCCGAACTCTTCCAGGTAGCTCTCCTTGATTTCGCGCGGGTTCACCTCGACGCGCGCATCCCCCTCCATGTCGAGGAAGAGGGTGGGATCATCGAAGGGGAAGGTGAGCTCGGCGGGATCCACCACGTGGAAGAGCACCACGTCGTTCTTGCGCTGGCGCAGGGCGAGGATGCGCTTGAGCGCGTCCTGGTTCTCGTCCAGTAGGTCCGAGAGGACGATGACGGTGGAGCGGCGCGGGAGCACCTCGGCGAGGTGATCCGCGGCGCTGACCAGGTTCGTCGTTCCCTGGGCCTGGGTGCGCTCCAGCGTGTCCAGCAGCACGTTCAGGTGCCCGGCGGAGGCGCGCGGCGGCACGTCCTTGAACGCATTGCCCACCATGACCGCGAGCCCGGCGGCATCCTGCTGGCGCACGAGCAGGTAGCACAGCGCTCCGGCGAGGATGTTGGCGACCTCGAGCTTGGAGAGCGCGCCGCTGCGGTAGCCCATGGAGGCGGACGCATCCACCACCATGACCGAGCGCAGGTTCGTCTCATGCTCGAAGCGCTTGATGTAGTACTTGTCGAACTTGCCGTAGGCCTTCCAGTCCAGGTGGCGCAGCTCGTCGCCGGGGGCGTACTCCTTGTGCTCGGCAAACTCCACGCTCTGGCCCTGGTGGGGGCTCTTGTGGAGGCCGGAGAGCACGCCCTCCATGACCGCGCGGGCGCGCAGCTTCACTCCCTGCAACCGGGACAGCGTCTGGGCGTCGAGCAGCGCCATGGAACCCCGCGGCTAGCCCTTCACCGTGGCAACGAGCTGATCCACCAGCTTCACCGAGGTGATGCCCTCGCTCTCGGCGGTGAAGTTGGGGAGCACGCGGTGGCGCAGCACCGGGCGGGCCAGCGCGCGCACGTCATCCACCGAGGCCACGAAGCGCCCGGAGAGGATGGCGCGGGCCTTGGCCGCGAGCACCAGGTACTGGCTGGCGCGCGGGCCCGCACCCCAGGACACATTCTTGGCGACGAACTCGGGGACGCCGGGCTCCTTGGGGCGAGTGTTGCGCACCAGCTCCACGGCGTAGCGCACCACGTGGTCCGGCACCGGCACCCGGCGCACCAGCTCCTGCAGCGCGAGGATGCGCTCGGGCGAGAGGATCTTCTCCAGCTTCGGAGGCGCGCCAGCGGTGGTGCTCTTGACGATCTGCACCTCTTCCTCGGCGGTGGGGTAGCCCACGTCCACCAGGAACATGAAGCGGTCCAGCTGGGCCTCGGGCAGCGGGTAGGTGCCCTCCTGCTCGATGGGGTTCTGCGTGGCGAACACCAGGAAGGGCAGGTCCAGCGGGTACGTGCGGCCGCCCGCGGTGATGCGGTACTCCTGCATGGCCTGGAGCAGCGCGGCCTGCGTCTTGGGCGGGGTGCGGTTCACCTCGTCGGCGAGGATGATGTTGGCGAACAGCGGACCCTGCATGAAGCGGAACGCGCGGTGGCCGGTGGCCTTGTCCTCCTCCAGGATGTCCGTGCCGGTGATGTCCGAGGGCATCAGGTCCGGCGTGAACTGGATGCGGTTGAAGGAGAGGTTGAGGACGTCCGCCAGGGTGGAGATGAGCAGCGTCTTGGCGAGGCCCGGCACGCCCACGAAGAGGCAGTGGCCTCGGCTGAACAGGGAAATGAGCAGGTGCTCCACGACATCCCGCTGGCCGACGACGCGCTTCTCGATCTGCTCGACGATCTGCGCCCGAGCCTGGGCGAGCTCCTCGACGGCGCGGAGATCTTCGGTCGGGAGCGGCTGCTGCGGGTTGGCGGAGGAGGGTGCGGCGCTTTCCATAAGGGGGTTCTCTTAACCTTGGAGGGGCGCGGGGACCATCGGTTTCCGCAGCTCCTGTCCGTGGCGGACGTAGCGAGGCAACCCTTGAAGGGCGCGCCTATTCCGTCCCTCCTGCTGGGTAGGAGCGCGCCGCGAGCTCGGGTGCCTGCTCACCCAGGGGCTGCACCCTCGGGAGGCTCTTCGGGGAGCTGGAGGTCCTCGATGCGAGAGAAGGCATCGAGAATGGCGCGGGCAATGATGGAGCGGCCGGCGACGAGCCCACGGACGTGCCCTCCTTGGAGGTAGCGCAGCTCCGCGCCGCGCCAGTGCTGCAGCAGGCGCAAGGTGGAGGCGGAGGGAACGAACCCATCCTTCCGCGCGGCGACGATGATGGCGCGGCGAGGGTTCGGCAGGGGCGCGAGCTGGGTGACGGAGAAGCCCTCGAGCAGCTCGGCCAGCCGCTGGCGCGCGGCCTCCGGTCCTCCACAGGTGCGGCCCAGGGTCTCCCAGTCGGGCAGGGCGGACAGCACTCCCTGCGTGAACACGGGCGCCGCCGAGTGCGCCACGGCCACGGGGACGACGGCCAGGGGCAGAGGGAAGAAGCACGCGGCGTAGGCGGCCATGCTGCCGCCCATGCTGTACCCGGAGATGCCCACCTTGGGGTGGCCCCGCGCCAGCAGCCAGCCCAGCAGCGCCACGGCCTCCACCGCCGTCGCCCGGCCCATCAACAACAGATCTGCCACCGTGCGCAGGGCCTCGCCCTTCTGCCCGGGAGGACGGCGCGATCCGTAATAAGGATTCTCCAGCAGCACCGCCCCCATGCCCGCGGCGAGCAGCGGCTGGGCCAGGAAGCGCCTCAGTCCAAACCCATGGTCTCCAGAGGAAGCCAGGAAGAGGCACACCGGGGGGCGCGGCCCGGCTTTGACGGGGAGCAGGAGCTGGAAGCGGGCCTCGGCGGACGCGGTGGGCAGAGGTCCTACCGCCGCAGGGCTCGGGAAACGTCCCTCCTGTACCCACAGTCCGCCCTCACGCCGTGACGCACCCAGCGTCACCTCATGAAGCTCGGGGAGTGCGAAACCCTGAGGCCCCCGGCTGAGCCGCTCGAGCAGGGCCTGAGAACCCCACCCCTCCTCAAAGAAGGGGGGCCGGCGTGACATCAGCCGCCCCGCCAGGGCATCCATCCAGTGCATGCGCCCACCTACTCCGAGGTTCAATTTGCCACAACGTGAGAAAGACAGGGTGGGTCAGCGCAAGAGGATCACTTCACCCGAAGCAGCGTACATACCGGAGATTCCTGAAGAAAATGCGCTTTGTGACCTGGTGGACTGAAAATCTCACCCACGAGGGATTTCCATGGGTCTGAGTACACCCGGGTCAATTTTTCCCCGTCCTTCCGTTCGGTTCAGCAGAATCTTCCAGGAACCGGCCAGATCTCTGGCACTCAGCGGAAGGGTCGCCAAAAACCCCCCGGGTTTTCTTTTACCCCGTGCCGCAAAGCATGGAAATGAAAGACAGCAAGCGACACGCACCCAGAAAAAGCGTCAGGGAAATCCGTTGATAATGGAAATTCAACTTAGACGGGTCCGTGGAGTGTTTCTGGCCTCCAATAAACTAAGATGAGAGGGCAGGCAGGAGGGCCGAAAGGTCTCTCTCGGGGGGAACTGGACGGGTGACGCAACGCCGCATCCGCCCTCCGAGGTTGAGGGCACAGCGGTTGCAAACTCCTTCAGCCAGGGCGCGGGAGCTCGCGCCAGCAGCACCCGCCGCTCGTCATCTTCGACTCACTGGATTCCCGGAGGCACCATGCGCCGTATCGCCATCATCGGTTCTGGACAAGCAGGACTCCTCGCCGCGCATGCGCTGCTGAAGGCCGGTTATGAGGTGACGCTCTATTCGGATCGCACTCCTGAGAAGTGGTTGAACGAGAGCAAGCCGACTGGATCCGCCACCCGCTTCGATATGGCGCTTCAGTTCGAGTACGAGCTCGGCCTCAACTCCTGGGAGAACGACGCACCTTGGGGTGAGGGCGCTCACATGACGCTCTGCCCGGTGCCGGGCAACCGCATGCTCACCCTGGCGGGCCGCCTGCGCCGGCCGTTCCTTGCCATTGACTTGCGGCTGCAGAGCTACCACTGGATGCACGAGCTCACCAAGCGCGGCGGCAAGATCGAGATCGAGTCCGTCTCCATCGAGCGCCTGGAGCAGATCGCCGCCCAGAATGATCTGACCATCGTGGCCACGGGCCGCGGTGACATGACCAACCTCTTCGAGCGCAACGCCGAGCGCAGCGTCTACGACAAGCCGCAGCGCCACCTGGCCATGGTGTGCGTGAAGGGCCCGCAGATGGGCTTCGACGGCATCCCCATGCTGGGGCTGAAGTACAACGTCCTTGGCCCTCTGGGTGAGGCCTTCTGGATCCCCTACTACCACAAGGATGTGGGGCAGAGCTGGAACCTCGTCTTCGAGGCCCGCCCGGGCAGCGCGATGGACCGCTTCGAGGGCTGCAAGACGGGTGAGCAGGTGCTCGAGATCGGCAAGCAGGTCGTCAAGGAGTTCGTCCCCTGGGACTACGAGTGGCTCAAGGACGCCGAGCTGTCGGACTCCTACGGCTGGCAGGTGGGGAAGTTCGCTCCCACGGTTCGCAACCCAGTGGGCCGGCTGCCCTCGGGCCGGCTGGTGGCGGCGGTGGGTGACACGGCCATGTCGCTGGACCCCATCGGGGGCCAGGGCGCCAACAACGGCAACAAGATGGTGCGCAACATGCTCGAGTGCATCGTCGCCCATGAGGATCGGCCCTTCGACGCCCAGTGGATGACGGACACCTTCGAGCGCTTCTGGGCCCGTCACGGGTACTGGACCAGCGTCCACAACAACGGGATGCTGCAGCCGGGCTCGGCCGCCCTGCGCGACCTGCTCTTCGCTCAGTACGGCAGCGATGGCCGCTTCGACAACAACACCGGCGCGCAGCGGCTGGCCAACGCCTACGTCGAGAACGGCAACGACCCGGCGATGCTCACGCCCACCCTCCAGGATCGGCGCAAGACGCACGAGTTCATCGAGAAGACGACGGGCATCTCGTGGATCCGCGCCATCGCCAGCGGAGCCATGGGTGTGGCGCGCGAGGAGTTCCGCCAGTGGCGCGGGCTGGAGCCGCGTCACCCGCTCGTGGCCGCGTACAAGGTGGCCTGAGTACGCGGCCAGAGGAGGGGGGAGCCCACCCTCAGCGGGGCTCCCCAGCTCGCCGCGCGGAGCCGAAGTCGCGCGGGTGATTTTAGCGGAACATCCCCGGACCCGGCGTCAGCACGGTGTCTGGGTCGTAGCGCCGCTTGGCGGCCGCCAGGTTCTCCCAGGCCGGGCCGAAGCGCGCTCGCCACTCCTCGGGAGACAGCGTGAGGGCGGCGTGCGCGTAGTGCGTCCCCTCCCACTTCCGGTTGCGCTCGTAGAGCTCGCGGTTGTGCTGCACCATCTGCGGCACGCTGCGCTTGGCTCCTGGCGCCGCGGTCCGGAGCACACCGAACAGGAAGGAGATGTCCTCCCCCGGCGGCAGGCTGAACAGCGGGCGGGTGATGCGGCTGCGCTTGAGCAGATAGAAGAGGACCGGGAAGTAGAAGTCCACCTCGGTGGGGGACACCTCTCGGAGCACCTCCGCGGCGAACGCGTCGAGCTTCGAGTCCGGGACGAAGAGATCGCTCCAGGGGTGGGGCAGCGAGTACATGCCGTTCTGCCGCAGCTCCGCCAGCTGCGGAGCGAGCCGGCTCACCCACGTGGGGTACGGCAGGTCGGAGATCGACTCGGAGCCCTGCTGGTACGACAGGCCCTTCAGCACCTGCGCATCGTCGGGACGCGACGGCTCCTTGTAGTACTGGAGGACCTGCATCCGGTGCATCCAGCCCGTGCCGCTCCGCTCCGGCAGCGCGAAGCCCAGCACGTAGTCGATGCGCTCGTTCTCCACGGCCAGGCGCTGGTCCCGCAGCTGGGCCTCGAGGTTCGGGTAGCCCAGGTCATACAGGCGCACGTGCGTCGGCGCCTCCACCAGCTTGAGGGTGGCGCGGGTGATGACACCACACTGCCCGAGCCCCGCGAGCACCGCCTCGAACAAGTCTTTGTTCTGCGTGGGAGAGCAGTGCACCAGCTCGCCCTCGCCCGTTACCACCTGAAGCTCCAGCACATGGTCGATCTGCAGACCTTGGCGGAAGGTGTTGCCGCTCAAGCCACCCACCGACAGGGTGCCGCCCACCGTCAGCTCCAGCAGGTCCGTGAGCACGGGCGGGGTCCGGTTGATGGCGAGCGCCCGCTCCACCACCACGCTCCAGAGGATGCCGGCATCCACGTCGATCCGATCCTCGGAGACGGAGTGCACGGCGTTCAGCGAGCGCATGTCGATGACGATGCCCGCCTCCACCTGCGACTGGCCGTTGATCACATGCCCATTGCCGCGAGGGCCGATCTTGAGCCGGTGCTGCCGGGCGAAGCGGATCATCTGCGCAATGTCGTCGGCTGACTGGGGGCGGAGCACGGCCAGGGGCAGGCGGCTCACCATGTGCCCGAAGTCATCCGCCACTTCCGCTCGCGCTTGCGGCGAGGCGAGCAGCACTCCCTTCAGCTTCGGGAGGGGTTCAACGCCTGGGGCCGTGCCCCCCTGAGAGACCCAGCTGCGGCCGGCCGGATGAAAGCCGATGACCGCATCCTGGGGAGAGGGATTGGAACTCGGGGGGGCGAGGCTCACGAGGAACTCCTTCAGGAGCTGCTACTTCCAGGTGATGCTGTAGGTGCAGGCCGGGGCGCCCTTCTTGCGGCACGTCTTCGGATCATGCATGACCTTCGCGCCGGCGTTGAACTGCTGGCCCAGGCCCGTGACCAGGCCCTCCTCGAAGGCGCAGGGGTACGGGGTGTCGGCGTCGACGAACACCTGCGTCTTGCCCGGCACGGTGCGGACCTTGTAGTGGCCGATGCCCTCGAGCATCTGGCCCGTCTGCGGATCGAACATCCGCTTCCCGCTCTTGGCGTGGTTGTAGTGGTAGCCCATGTCCAGCGTCTCGAACGCGCGGGCGATACCCGTCAGGAAGTCACCCGGCTGCGAGGCCTTCTTCACGATGTAGAGGCCCGACTGCTTCAGGGTGTAGTCCCCGAACTCCGCCTGCACGCGATCGAACGCGCGCAAGAAGGCGTCCAGCGGGTACCACTTCTCCGGATCCAGCTTGGCCATGCCGACGCCATCGGTGTCCATCTCTCCCAGGCCGCACTCGAGCAGGATCTTGCTGGCCAGCAGAGTGAAGGAGCCGAACCCGTCCAGCGTCACCTGCACCGTCGAGCCGAGAGTCTGGTATTCCTTGTAGTTCTCACTATTGGGCATGATGATCCCCCTGTTGATTCAGCGTACGAAATGAAGTGATGACGTGAAGAGCCGGAAATCGGCGTGTACTCCAGCACGGGTCTTGCGGTGATTCAAGTACTGCTCCTGCCCGTGTCCGATACCTGTAGTGAGTGGCGATGAGACACCGCGCGGGTGTGATCGGCTCTGTCGGGCAGGTGAACTTGCGGCACATGTACTAGAGGGAAGCCACGGCTGTTGGCGTGACCAGGAGAAGCACATGAGTTCGTCTGAAGATCTTCCGTTGGAGTTGCAAACGCTGGCCGAGCCCTACCGCGTGAAGATGGTGGAGAAGGTCCGCATTCCGTCTCGCTCCGAGCGCGAGAGCATCTTGAAGAAGGCCCACTACTCCGTGGTGCACGTGGACTCGGCGGACATCTTCATCGATGTGATCACCGACAGTGGCACGGGCGCGATGAGCGACCAGCAGTGGGCGGGGCTGATGAAGGGCGACGAGGCGTACATGCGCTCGCGCAGCTTCATCGAGTTCGAGCGGGCCGTGCAGGACATCCTTGGCTTCGAGCACGTCATCCCCACACACCAGGGGCGTGCGGCCGAGCACATCCTCATGGAGCTGCTCATCAAGCCGGAGGACGGTAAGGACATCGTCCTGTGCAACACGCACTTCGACACGACGCGCGCGCACGTGATGAACCGCAAGGCCACCCCGCTGGATCTGGTGGGGGACTGGCTCTGGCGCTTCGAGGAGGAGCGGCCCTTCAAGGGGAACTTTGATCTGGGCAAGCTCGAGGCCGCCCTGGAGCGCTATCACCAGCGCGTCCCGTTCGTCCTCATCACCGTGCTCAACAACTTCGCGTGTTCCTCGCCGGTGTCCATGGAGAACATCCGCGAGACGAAGCGGCTCGCGGACCGCTACAACATCCCCATCTACTTCGACATCTGCCGCTTCGCGGAGAACGCCTACTTCATCAAGACGCGCGAGAAGGGCTACCAGGACAAGTCCATCGCGGAGATCGCCCGGGAGATGCTCTCCTACGGGCGAGGCTGCTGGATGAGCGCGAAGAAGGACGGCCTGGTGAACATCGGCGGCTTCATCGCGGTGCACGACGAGAAGCTCGCGATGCGGTGCAAGGAGAAGCTGGTGCTCTACGAGGGCTTCCCGACCTATGGCGGTCTGGCGGGCCGAGACCTGGAGGCGGTGGCCGTGGGCCTGCGCGAGGGCATCGAGGAGCCCTACCTGGCCCACCGCACGCAGCAGATCGCCTACCTGGCGGACCTGTTCGAGAAGACCGGCATCCGCGTGAGCAAGCCCTCGGGAGGCTCGGGCGTCTTCATCGACGTGGCGGGGCTCTACTCGCACCTGCCGGAGGACAAGTTCCCGGCGATCGCCTTCACGTGCGATCTCTACCTGGAGGGCGCCATCCGTGGCAGCGCCTATCCGTTCCCGCTCATCACCATTGATCCGAAGACGGCCGACATCACCCCGCGCGTCTTCCAGTTCGCCCGCTTCGCCATTCCCCGGCGCACCTATACCAAGGGGCACCTGGACTACATCGCCACGGTGATGGCGCGGCTGAAGGAGAAGGCGCCGCAGAACAAGGGCTACAAGATCACCTACTCACCCGAGGTGCTGGGGCACTTCTTCTCGAAGTTCGAGCCCCTGTAGCACCCAGGGCTGGCGCCGCTCAGACGATGGCGCGGTTGAACTCCCGCCTGGCCGTGCCGACCAAGAGCGGCTGCGGCTGGGGGGACACTTCCTGGTGCGCGCTGAGGCCGTAGGCCTCGGTGGCCAGGTAGATGGTGGTCCGCAGCTGGCTTCCCTGCCGGCGCATGGAGGCCCACTGCATCAATCCCACGCCCGTGTCGAGCCGGCGGTGCGCCAGTGCCCGCACCGCCCGCTCCAGCAGCATGTGGGCTTGCGGATCCAGCAGGAAGCGGATGCGCTCCAGGGCCTCCTGGTCATTGCGCACGTGGCAGCGCACGGGGACGTGCAGCGTGACGCTGGTGGGTCGATCCTCATCCGAGGTGAACGACAGGCACGTCAGCAGCGAGCGCGAGGACTCGACGCGGCCGGTGTGGCCCTTGAGCGCCTGGCAGAAGATCCACGCCTCGCCGGGCACGTACTCCGGTGCCAGCGCCATCACCGACTCGAGCTCCTCCGCGGTGATGTCCTTGTGCGCCAGGTAGATCTTCACGCGGGCCGTGCGGTGAGCGGACAGGTCCAGCGAGAAGTAGATGATCTGATCCAGCCCGTCCGGACGCAGGGTGTGCTCGCTGAGGCAGCGCCAGACGCGGTGCAGGCCCAGCCGCTCCAGGGCCTCCTGCACCACCGCGTGGGCCCGCTCGGGGCCCTGGGCCGCGGGGTTGAAGTAGACCTTGATGTCGGCCCGGCCGTTCTTGAGGAAGAAGGCGTGCCAGAGCGCGAAGCGGGCGCGGGGATCCACCGGCTCGAACAGATCCTTCACGAGGTTGAAGCGCTCCAGCCGGACGCCGAACTCCTGGCTCAGCCGCTCGGTGAGGGCAATGCCGTCTTCCCAGGTGGAGCGCAGCGTGGTGGGGCCGTGGGCGCTCTGGGACTCCATCAAGAAGCGCACCTCGGGCCGTCCGTCCTCGAGCGCCAGGGACAGCTCGTACGGCGTGTGGTCGTCGGTGATGTCCGACTTCCAGGGCGGGGTGGAGCCGATCTGCTGGGAGCCCCAGGGACTGCTCATGAAGCTGAAGAAGCGCTTCACCGTCTCTGTGTCCGAGGCGTCGTAGCCCACCGCCTCGCAGAGCGCCTGCAGGCGGGCAATGCCGAACTCCTCGAAGGTCAGGGAGGAGGGTGGCTCCCACGCGATCAGCGCCCGCTTCACCTCCAACTGGTGCAGCGCGTACG is from Hyalangium minutum and encodes:
- a CDS encoding styrene monooxygenase/indole monooxygenase family protein, with product MRRIAIIGSGQAGLLAAHALLKAGYEVTLYSDRTPEKWLNESKPTGSATRFDMALQFEYELGLNSWENDAPWGEGAHMTLCPVPGNRMLTLAGRLRRPFLAIDLRLQSYHWMHELTKRGGKIEIESVSIERLEQIAAQNDLTIVATGRGDMTNLFERNAERSVYDKPQRHLAMVCVKGPQMGFDGIPMLGLKYNVLGPLGEAFWIPYYHKDVGQSWNLVFEARPGSAMDRFEGCKTGEQVLEIGKQVVKEFVPWDYEWLKDAELSDSYGWQVGKFAPTVRNPVGRLPSGRLVAAVGDTAMSLDPIGGQGANNGNKMVRNMLECIVAHEDRPFDAQWMTDTFERFWARHGYWTSVHNNGMLQPGSAALRDLLFAQYGSDGRFDNNTGAQRLANAYVENGNDPAMLTPTLQDRRKTHEFIEKTTGISWIRAIASGAMGVAREEFRQWRGLEPRHPLVAAYKVA
- a CDS encoding BatA domain-containing protein — translated: MIFGNPWMLWGALGAFIPLLVHLFDRRRPRPHPFPPMAFVLRSQKRTASRLKLKRLLLYILRTLILLAIPIALARPELRQDAQAAAVAKGPAATAVVLDASLSMRWGKDSSLFERGRDEARDALKDLQADEPSTVLVCTSTPTAPPPLGFDRARLRALIDEAKPTYGTADLSRCMDMAARALEENPTPGKRLVLISDMTATAFRLEAPPPTVKDPTGKLVRPEVVLRDVVSGQDVLPNHALVDLKIEPALQAGPRAFQFTFTVKNYGPEALKDLEAAVREGESTLAKGFVDVPANGTAQKTLTVRFARGGTAQGSVTLAPDELPEDDRRAFVLPVPRALKALVINGSPHATRYRDEAFFVEAALSAPGSPVEVAVRDTEAGLRENFSAYDLVLMLNVPAPSKEDAERLNAFVNAGGGLFVSMGDRVDPDAYNSRLGALLPRPLRLVRTSVEREDPDAETQSAKLAQVQVEHPLFSPFTGRAEEGLIGARFYKYMLLEADNPAAAGTSQVLATYEDGAPAVAVARRGKGRVAVFTSTVDRDWSDFAIRTSFLPLMQRFAAYLTGSLEERAEQRVRVGESVTMRPETGQTVTAVRTPDGTELPVKAQPDGSLVAGPLNEPGLHAVLGAEGKPLQALDFPVTLDPAESDLTRVPTDTLTAYFGEETVKASSSDAERPKVPLWTWLIVAACAAFFLEGTLLRK
- a CDS encoding AAA family ATPase gives rise to the protein MESAAPSSANPQQPLPTEDLRAVEELAQARAQIVEQIEKRVVGQRDVVEHLLISLFSRGHCLFVGVPGLAKTLLISTLADVLNLSFNRIQFTPDLMPSDITGTDILEEDKATGHRAFRFMQGPLFANIILADEVNRTPPKTQAALLQAMQEYRITAGGRTYPLDLPFLVFATQNPIEQEGTYPLPEAQLDRFMFLVDVGYPTAEEEVQIVKSTTAGAPPKLEKILSPERILALQELVRRVPVPDHVVRYAVELVRNTRPKEPGVPEFVAKNVSWGAGPRASQYLVLAAKARAILSGRFVASVDDVRALARPVLRHRVLPNFTAESEGITSVKLVDQLVATVKG
- a CDS encoding DUF58 domain-containing protein, with the protein product MALLDAQTLSRLQGVKLRARAVMEGVLSGLHKSPHQGQSVEFAEHKEYAPGDELRHLDWKAYGKFDKYYIKRFEHETNLRSVMVVDASASMGYRSGALSKLEVANILAGALCYLLVRQQDAAGLAVMVGNAFKDVPPRASAGHLNVLLDTLERTQAQGTTNLVSAADHLAEVLPRRSTVIVLSDLLDENQDALKRILALRQRKNDVVLFHVVDPAELTFPFDDPTLFLDMEGDARVEVNPREIKESYLEEFGAFLANVKSACAEADVDYELVRTDERLDEVLLRFLGRRGRRR
- a CDS encoding alpha/beta hydrolase family protein — encoded protein: MHWMDALAGRLMSRRPPFFEEGWGSQALLERLSRGPQGFALPELHEVTLGASRREGGLWVQEGRFPSPAAVGPLPTASAEARFQLLLPVKAGPRPPVCLFLASSGDHGFGLRRFLAQPLLAAGMGAVLLENPYYGSRRPPGQKGEALRTVADLLLMGRATAVEAVALLGWLLARGHPKVGISGYSMGGSMAAYAACFFPLPLAVVPVAVAHSAAPVFTQGVLSALPDWETLGRTCGGPEAARQRLAELLEGFSVTQLAPLPNPRRAIIVAARKDGFVPSASTLRLLQHWRGAELRYLQGGHVRGLVAGRSIIARAILDAFSRIEDLQLPEEPPEGAAPG
- a CDS encoding FAD-binding protein, whose product is MSLAPPSSNPSPQDAVIGFHPAGRSWVSQGGTAPGVEPLPKLKGVLLASPQARAEVADDFGHMVSRLPLAVLRPQSADDIAQMIRFARQHRLKIGPRGNGHVINGQSQVEAGIVIDMRSLNAVHSVSEDRIDVDAGILWSVVVERALAINRTPPVLTDLLELTVGGTLSVGGLSGNTFRQGLQIDHVLELQVVTGEGELVHCSPTQNKDLFEAVLAGLGQCGVITRATLKLVEAPTHVRLYDLGYPNLEAQLRDQRLAVENERIDYVLGFALPERSGTGWMHRMQVLQYYKEPSRPDDAQVLKGLSYQQGSESISDLPYPTWVSRLAPQLAELRQNGMYSLPHPWSDLFVPDSKLDAFAAEVLREVSPTEVDFYFPVLFYLLKRSRITRPLFSLPPGEDISFLFGVLRTAAPGAKRSVPQMVQHNRELYERNRKWEGTHYAHAALTLSPEEWRARFGPAWENLAAAKRRYDPDTVLTPGPGMFR